The Aspergillus luchuensis IFO 4308 DNA, chromosome 7, nearly complete sequence genome has a segment encoding these proteins:
- a CDS encoding uncharacterized protein (COG:S;~EggNog:ENOG410PNMU;~TransMembrane:7 (o26-48i60-80o106-127i139-166o186-214i226-249o261-285i);~antiSMASH:Cluster_7.5): protein MQLPPAEVLATWPTPNYVDPVTRGPAVNIVNIVLLSIAFIVTVLRLYARFKITCTPGLDDFFIVIAFAIAVGMCACTSLATERWGANRHVWDVPLSWLPVVTKYNLGFQITFSLSCSITKLSVLWFCKRLIGTGSKGLYRIYNIVVIVSFIFVALCCIVFLLVSIFQCSPIHAFWDLEPMYPHHCVNYGAAVFSASVVNIFTDFLCTLVPMPLIWNLKLPARQRMAVISIFGLGIFVNVAGTVRTVYVWKSMMASYDTTWMGWPILVAGSVEINLALICASAPALRPLIGFVLPHLLPSARGYGSSFGNRELKGWSSTGPSKQSRASKMIEDRQYSYQGDTTVDRMEVLRTVEMETWTENRRPSHSNNSQVMSNHTRVATPTHHVDLKNNGVVYTSPGSDVSSTSLTRDSKEQHTFYENRNPV, encoded by the exons ATGCAACTCCCCCCGGCCGAGGTTCTGGCCACATGGCCCACACCTAACTACGTCGACCCAGTGACTCGCGGGCCGGCCGTGAACATCGTGAATATCgtccttctttccatcgcATTCATCGTGACTGTTCTTCGCCTTTACGCACGTTTCAAGATAACGTGCACACCTGGTCTCGATGACTttttcatcgtcatcgctttT GCTATTGCAGTGGGCATGTGTGCGTGTACATCTCTGGCGACTGAGCGCTGGGGTGCGAACCGGCATGTATGGGATGTGCCCTTGTCCTGGCTACCTGTCGTTACCAAATACAACCTCGGATTTCAGATTacattttccctctcctgTTCAATCACCAAGCTTTCGGTTCTGTGGTTCTGCAAACGCCTCATCGGAACGGGGAGCAAGGGACTGTACCGAATCTACAACATTGTCGTGAtcgtctccttcatctttgTGGCCTTGTGCTGCATTGTCTTTTTGCTGGTCAGCATCTTTCAGTGCTC GCCAATCCATGCTTTTTGGGACTTGGAGCCAATGTATCCTCATCATTGCGTCAATTATGGCGCAGCAGTATTCTCTGCAAGCGTTGTCAACATCTTCACCGATTTTCTCTGCACTCTGGTCCCGATGCCATTGATCTGGAACCTGAAGCTGCCTGCCCGGCAGCGGATGGCCGTGATTTCGATCTTTGGTCTCGGAATCTTTGTCAATGTGGCGGGTACGGTGCGCACCGTATATGTCTGGAAGAGTATGATGGCCTCCTATGACACTACCTGGATGGGATGGCCTATTCTGGTCGCCGGATCGGTAGAAATCAACTTGGCACTG ATCTGTGCATCTGCACCTGCATTGAGACCTCTTATCGGATTTGTCTTGCCCCACCTTCTCCCGTCCGCCCGTGGCTACGGATCCTCATTCGGCAACCGGGAGTTGAAGGGATGGTCTTCCACTGGACCATCCAAGCAGTCCCGCGCTTCCAAAATGATAGAAGATCGCCAGTATAGTTACCAAGGCGATACCACGGTGGATCGTATGGAGGTCTTGCGCACTGTTGAGATGGAGACATGGACCGAGAATCGGCGACCCAGCCATAGCAACAACTCTCAGGTCATGTCGAATCACACGCGCGTTGCAACCCCGACGCACCACGTCGATTTAAAGAATAATGGTGTGGTATATACGTCGCCTGGAAGCGacgtctcctccacctcactcACCCGTGACTCCAAGGAGCAACACACATTTTACGAAAACAGGAACCCGGTCTAG
- a CDS encoding uncharacterized protein (antiSMASH:Cluster_7.5): protein MVTGQLTCRSLSSKSYFVPTQARTCPLSSTPIYAKFCPMMTKPGEGATFKQAHVIIDGKQPVVFDRKPSPGRTSSFTGRGLWSVQWNLLALQEWKGGYPAVVVFLLFSI from the coding sequence ATGGTCACTGGGCAGTTGACATGCCGGAGTTTATCATCCAAGAGCTACTTCGTACCCACTCAAGCCAGGACCTGTCCTCTTTCATCGACGCCTATTTATGCGAAGTTCTGTCCAATGATGACTAAGCCAGGGGAAGGTGCCACATTCAAACAAGCCCACGTGATCATTGACGGAAAGCAACCAGTTGTCTTTGATCGCAAGCCTAGTCCCGGTCGCACCAGTTCTTTTACTGGTAGAGGTCTATGGTCTGTGCAGTGGAACTTGCTGGCCCTCCAGGAGTGGAAAGGGGGGTACCCCGCAGtggtcgtcttcctccttttctctaTTTGA
- a CDS encoding uncharacterized protein (COG:G;~EggNog:ENOG410PFAF;~InterPro:IPR005000,IPR015813,IPR040442;~PFAM:PF03328;~antiSMASH:Cluster_7.5;~go_function: GO:0003824 - catalytic activity [Evidence IEA]) — protein MGSTTWDGPERFGDMRDYMSNTLFQPHRARDAIRDAHQGKIPTLLGYYAGLASVPITRWLAPMGFDYVWIDWEHSAMNIETMTTMVHEAVFLSNGRTIPWVRVPGHDHATMAYALDAGASIVVPQIDTVEQAKEARGAVKFGRKNGGHRSAPPFRYVHGLTDVPLDKDHSLWENFNRQSGFMIQVESLEGIQNLDAILTEVPEIDAVWLGTIDARVSMGLPGGHGIVGTESEWLEAVELFHKTMRKHDKPYSGFCLAKGDAFLKGKSHMSMCIVTGDTLKLGEMMGHLADRRAEMAQAQNGAK, from the exons ATGGGATCGACGACTTGGGATGGACCAGAGCGCTTTGGCGATATGAGGGATTACATGTCCAACACGTTGTTCCAGCCACACCGAGCCCGCGACGCCATTCGAGACGCCCATCAGGGCAAGATCCCTACTCTGCTGGGATACTATGCCGGGCTAGCCTCAGTCCCGATCACCCGCTGGCTAGCCCCCATGGGGTTTGACTATGTCTGGATTGATTGGGAGCATAGCGCCATGAACATCGAGACCATGACAACC ATGGTACACGAGGCAGTTTTCCTCAGCAACGGCCGCACGATCCCTTGGGTACGCGTACCCGGCCACGACCATGCTACCATGGCGTATGCACTCGACGCCGGCGCATCCATCGTGGTGCCGCAAATTGACACGGTGGAACAGGCCAAGGAGGCCCGCGGAGCCGTAAAGTTTGGCCGAAAGAATGGCGGGCACCGGTCTGCACCGCCTTTCCGCTACGTGCATGGGCTGACGGACGTGCCGCTCGACAAGGACCACTCGTTGTGGGAAAACTTCAACCGCCAGTCGGGCTTCATGATCCAGGTGGAATCGCTCGAGGGTATTCAGAATCTCGATGCGATCTTGACGGAAGTACCCGAGATCGACGCCGTCTGGCTTGGCACCATTGATGCCCGTGTCAGCATGGGCCTGCCGGGTGGTCACGGCATCGTGGGGACTGAATCCGAGTGGCTTGAGGCTGTTGAGCTGTTCCACAAAACCATGCGCAAGCACGACAAGCCTTACTCGGGCTTCTGCCTGGCCAAGGGTGATGCATTCCTCAAGGGGAAGAGCCACATGTCCATGTGCATTGTGACCGGAGACACGCTCAAGCTGGGTGAGATGATGGGACACTTGGCAGATAGGAGAGCTGAAATGGCTCAGGCGCAAAATGGTGCCAAGTAA